A region of the Desulfobacterales bacterium genome:
GAGGCTTTGTATGAATATCGGCTGAAGCAGGCGGAGGTAACTCTTGATGATGCAAAAAAAATGTTGCAGGCCAAAATCAGCCCCCGTTCAGTGATCAACAGGGCTTACTATGCTATGTTCTACATTCTCTTGGCCCTTTTCATGAGGGTGAACCTGAACATAAAAACGTCGAAACATACGGGGGTGATTGGTGTTTTTGACAAAGAATTCGTACTCTCAGGAAAAATTGATAGAAAATATTCGAAAATGCTGCACATGATTTTCGATGACAGGCAGGAATATGATTATAAAGAATTGATTGAGGTGTCCCAAAACGATGCCATAAATGCGGTTGATTATGCGGAAGATTTTATTAATGAAATTAAACGATTCATTGACTCGGCGAAACTTTCGGGCGTAAATTCTTAAAACTGGCTCGCCCTACGAGGCGATAGGAAAATACAAACCCTAAGCAATCATGCATTTTGCGGCCTTTGCTTATGTGGGGGAATCGGTTGAAAACCCAGGGAAATATTATCGGAACAATGTGGTTGGTTCGTTGACAATTCTTGAAGCCATGCGCGACCACGGCATCCGGAACATTGTTTTTTCGAGCACCTGCGCCGTCTATAGAAATCCTGAAACGATTCCCATACCGGAGGACCATCCCGCAAAGCCGATCAACCCTTACGGCTTTAGTAAGTTTACGGTTGAACGGATGCTCGATGATTTTTCGAATGTCCATTATA
Encoded here:
- a CDS encoding HEPN domain-containing protein — translated: MTGREALYEYRLKQAEVTLDDAKKMLQAKISPRSVINRAYYAMFYILLALFMRVNLNIKTSKHTGVIGVFDKEFVLSGKIDRKYSKMLHMIFDDRQEYDYKELIEVSQNDAINAVDYAEDFINEIKRFIDSAKLSGVNS